The Treponema primitia ZAS-1 genome window below encodes:
- a CDS encoding DUF3783 domain-containing protein, which translates to MGNKEKPAVSGEPVVLLHGFDGDTLMAVVRAVKSAAGEAGIDSGSIAFTTTTPTNLEWKIKALIREVRKEHEYFQKNDGKQPD; encoded by the coding sequence ATGGGTAACAAGGAAAAACCCGCGGTAAGCGGGGAGCCGGTAGTATTACTGCACGGGTTTGACGGGGATACCCTCATGGCTGTGGTCCGGGCGGTAAAAAGCGCCGCCGGCGAAGCGGGGATAGATTCCGGAAGCATCGCCTTTACCACCACCACCCCGACAAATCTGGAGTGGAAGATAAAGGCCCTGATCCGGGAGGTGCGGAAGGAGCATGAGTATTTTCAGAAAAACGATGGCAAACAACCAGATTGA
- a CDS encoding BrnA antitoxin family protein, with the protein MNRKIIYTKSPKDIGKSIMEGEMVKDFLPPPEKLVRKEPKTKITITLNSRSVEFYKKYAEEHDIKYQNMINEILDLYAQKYKNRIEV; encoded by the coding sequence ATGAACAGAAAAATAATTTATACTAAATCACCAAAAGACATTGGAAAAAGTATTATGGAAGGAGAAATGGTAAAAGATTTTTTGCCTCCTCCGGAGAAATTGGTAAGAAAAGAGCCAAAAACAAAAATCACTATAACTTTAAATAGTAGGAGTGTAGAATTTTATAAAAAGTATGCCGAAGAGCATGATATAAAATATCAAAATATGATAAACGAAATTTTGGATTTATATGCACAAAAATACAAAAATAGAATTGAAGTGTAA
- a CDS encoding BrnT family toxin, protein MGFEWNEGKNQENIEKHHMSFPEAQEAFFDPKRIIIKDKMHSAKEERFFCIGNTGKGIATVRFTMRDENIRIFGAGYWREGRDKYEQKNNLY, encoded by the coding sequence ATGGGTTTTGAATGGAATGAAGGAAAGAACCAAGAAAATATCGAAAAACACCATATGTCATTTCCGGAAGCCCAGGAGGCATTTTTTGACCCAAAGAGGATAATTATTAAAGATAAAATGCATTCGGCAAAAGAAGAAAGGTTTTTCTGTATTGGAAATACGGGAAAAGGTATTGCAACGGTAAGGTTTACCATGCGGGATGAAAATATTCGTATATTTGGAGCCGGATACTGGCGTGAAGGGAGAGATAAATATGAACAGAAAAATAATTTATACTAA
- a CDS encoding DUF3783 domain-containing protein, which translates to MSSAITAYKKEEEFTTTPTNPEWKIKALIREVRKEHEYFQKNAGGQSD; encoded by the coding sequence TTGTCAAGCGCCATTACTGCCTACAAAAAAGAAGAGGAATTTACTACCACCCCGACAAATCCGGAGTGGAAGATAAAGGCCCTGATCCGGGAGGTACGGAAGGAGCATGAATATTTTCAGAAAAACGCGGGTGGGCAATCCGATTAA
- a CDS encoding helix-turn-helix domain-containing protein: protein MTEYELRKILSINLKRYRAYRKFSQADLAEKLGISIPFLSDVENGRKWVSPVTLVKFAAALNIEPYELFKPEDVLSPSIASALSKWSDEVSEAVTQTLSNIRDHYLTESNIPHKD, encoded by the coding sequence ATGACCGAATATGAATTGCGGAAGATACTTAGTATAAACTTGAAACGGTATCGTGCTTACCGCAAGTTTTCCCAAGCTGATTTGGCTGAAAAACTTGGTATATCTATCCCTTTTTTAAGTGATGTTGAAAACGGTAGAAAATGGGTATCTCCGGTAACATTGGTGAAATTCGCTGCGGCTTTGAACATTGAACCCTATGAGCTGTTTAAGCCGGAAGATGTCTTATCCCCAAGTATAGCAAGCGCCCTTTCAAAGTGGAGCGATGAAGTTTCCGAAGCTGTTACTCAAACCCTTAGCAATATCCGGGATCATTATCTTACTGAATCTAATATTCCGCATAAAGACTGA
- a CDS encoding RhuM family protein, whose translation MRASSSDNLLPLSSVREIIIYHPETNDIKVEVLVHNESLWLTQDRMSELFDIDRSVITKHLLNIFDEGEFDKRSTSAKFAQVRRERNREVTRQIDYYNLDAIIAVGYRVNSKRATQFWMSVFMRNIRFSKIMIPDIAKGLSNSFGNFIAPL comes from the coding sequence ATGAGAGCATCTAGTAGTGATAATCTTCTACCGCTATCTTCAGTTAGGGAAATCATCATTTACCATCCAGAAACCAATGACATCAAGGTTGAAGTGTTGGTCCACAATGAAAGCCTGTGGCTCACCCAGGATCGAATGTCCGAATTATTTGATATTGACAGGAGTGTTATAACCAAACATCTCTTGAATATATTTGACGAAGGTGAGTTTGATAAAAGATCAACCAGTGCAAAATTTGCACAAGTTCGTCGGGAAAGGAATCGGGAAGTAACACGGCAAATAGATTATTATAACCTTGATGCAATTATTGCAGTTGGTTACCGGGTAAATTCAAAACGAGCCACCCAATTCTGGATGTCAGTCTTTATGCGGAATATTAGATTCAGTAAGATAATGATCCCGGATATTGCTAAGGGTTTGAGTAACAGCTTCGGAAACTTCATCGCTCCACTTTGA
- a CDS encoding DUF4349 domain-containing protein — MRKQTLQASRDGDSSPHRRFSDIPGVTIFNRNLSLLKQNVFNEVIQNDGKVTQEVIENINRYRMIITIPKNNTVNFITKIKTFGIVVDENKHSNDAAGYFDNIEMRLENIKTMLEKYKGLLQDSITISDKIMLEKEINSAETEIETMERSKNEMKSRFEYNTITLVMYNK, encoded by the coding sequence CTGCGGAAGCAGACTCTACAAGCATCCCGCGATGGGGATTCCTCACCCCACCGGCGTTTTTCCGATATACCTGGGGTCACTATTTTTAACAGGAATTTATCACTGCTAAAACAAAATGTATTTAATGAAGTCATTCAGAATGATGGTAAGGTAACACAAGAAGTAATTGAAAATATAAACAGGTATAGAATGATAATAACTATCCCTAAAAACAATACCGTCAATTTTATTACAAAAATTAAAACATTTGGAATAGTGGTGGATGAAAATAAACATAGTAATGATGCCGCAGGATATTTTGATAATATAGAAATGCGACTTGAAAATATAAAAACCATGTTGGAAAAATACAAGGGCTTGTTACAGGATTCAATTACCATAAGTGATAAAATAATGCTGGAGAAAGAAATAAATAGTGCAGAAACAGAAATTGAAACGATGGAAAGAAGCAAAAACGAAATGAAATCAAGATTTGAATATAATACTATAACACTGGTTATGTATAATAAATAA
- a CDS encoding CarD family transcriptional regulator, protein MNKTAARTFQVDQKVVYPSQGVGVILSIGEKEFKHEQIPYYVIYLEVSDMTIMVPVDKAEKLGIRAIVPKEEAQKALELISEDYEPIPSDWKLRYQMNLDLLKKGSVMDIASIVRSLYHRSKVKELPILERKLYDSALKLLEDEVSFSLRKPKDEVETMIFARLESK, encoded by the coding sequence ATGAACAAAACAGCCGCAAGGACATTCCAGGTTGATCAGAAGGTGGTCTATCCCAGCCAGGGGGTTGGGGTCATTCTTTCAATCGGAGAGAAGGAATTTAAGCATGAACAAATTCCTTATTATGTCATATACCTTGAAGTATCGGATATGACCATCATGGTCCCGGTAGATAAGGCCGAAAAGCTGGGAATTCGGGCTATTGTTCCTAAGGAAGAGGCCCAAAAGGCCCTGGAACTGATTAGCGAGGACTATGAACCCATACCTTCGGATTGGAAACTCCGGTATCAGATGAATCTGGACCTCCTGAAGAAGGGCAGTGTCATGGATATTGCCTCCATAGTCCGTTCCCTCTACCACCGGAGCAAGGTCAAGGAACTGCCCATCCTGGAACGGAAACTCTACGATTCCGCCCTGAAACTGCTGGAGGACGAGGTTTCCTTCTCCCTCCGCAAGCCCAAGGACGAGGTGGAAACCATGATCTTTGCCCGTCTGGAATCCAAGTAG
- a CDS encoding IspD/TarI family cytidylyltransferase, with protein sequence MADADTVIAAVIAAAGSSSRMGGGLKKEYRPLGPGIDDAQGRPLTVLGAAVGAFAANPRIEIIVIMVPADPDSGEAVARSALPSSALLNTGRRPRILFASGGPTRRSSVHRALAMLSAYNPDYVLIHDGGRPWVDGLLIERTIDAVLRHSAVVPLLPLTETPKEFDEAGFVTRHLRRSSVGGAQTPQGFAFREILRAHELAAEREARENYEYTDDAEVWGEFIGPVAVVEGSPKNRKITFPEDL encoded by the coding sequence ATGGCTGATGCGGATACCGTCATCGCCGCGGTGATCGCCGCAGCCGGTTCTTCAAGCCGCATGGGGGGGGGCCTTAAAAAGGAATACCGTCCCTTAGGTCCCGGGATCGACGATGCCCAGGGGCGGCCCTTGACCGTTCTGGGGGCGGCGGTGGGCGCCTTTGCCGCCAATCCCCGTATTGAGATAATCGTCATCATGGTTCCCGCAGACCCGGATTCCGGAGAAGCGGTAGCCCGTTCCGCCCTGCCCTCCTCTGCCCTCCTAAACACCGGCCGCAGGCCCCGTATTCTCTTTGCGTCCGGCGGTCCCACCCGCCGTTCCTCGGTTCACCGCGCCCTGGCCATGCTTTCCGCCTACAATCCGGACTATGTCCTCATCCATGACGGCGGGCGGCCCTGGGTGGACGGCCTGCTTATTGAGCGGACCATCGATGCGGTACTGCGGCATTCAGCGGTGGTACCCCTGCTGCCCCTGACCGAGACCCCAAAGGAATTTGACGAGGCCGGGTTTGTAACCCGTCACCTGCGGCGTTCCTCCGTGGGCGGCGCCCAGACTCCCCAGGGTTTCGCCTTCCGGGAGATACTCCGGGCCCACGAGCTGGCGGCGGAACGGGAAGCACGGGAAAACTACGAATATACCGATGATGCCGAAGTCTGGGGTGAATTCATCGGCCCTGTGGCGGTGGTAGAAGGATCGCCTAAGAATAGAAAGATTACCTTTCCGGAGGATCTTTAA
- the ispF gene encoding 2-C-methyl-D-erythritol 2,4-cyclodiphosphate synthase, with translation MIRIGLGRDVHRLVEGRRFLLGGVEIPADKGELGHSDGDVLVHAVIDALLGAAGLGDIGELFPPSDPKWKDADSMKLLGMSWNMVQGAGWRLLNLDCVVSVEKPKLLPHRERIRSSLAAALGVFPETVFVKGKTNEGLDSIGDGLAIEALAVCLLEQ, from the coding sequence GTGATTAGAATTGGATTAGGGCGGGATGTACACAGGCTTGTTGAAGGGCGGCGTTTTCTGTTGGGCGGTGTAGAGATTCCCGCTGACAAGGGGGAGCTGGGACATTCCGATGGGGATGTTCTGGTCCACGCGGTGATAGACGCCCTGCTTGGGGCCGCCGGCTTAGGGGACATCGGAGAACTGTTTCCCCCGTCGGATCCAAAATGGAAGGACGCGGATTCCATGAAACTCCTGGGTATGTCTTGGAACATGGTGCAGGGTGCAGGGTGGCGGCTCTTGAACCTGGACTGTGTGGTGAGCGTAGAAAAGCCGAAGCTCCTTCCCCACCGCGAAAGGATCCGATCGTCCCTGGCAGCGGCGCTTGGCGTTTTCCCGGAAACAGTTTTTGTAAAGGGTAAAACCAATGAAGGCTTAGATAGTATCGGCGACGGGCTGGCAATAGAAGCCCTGGCGGTTTGTTTGTTGGAACAATAG
- a CDS encoding endonuclease III domain-containing protein: MGKSKTTDWDGIVKALEKWRKAAQADEAASDSGDPSVSTVAERYHQDPWAVLASTILSLRTKDEVTLVRSQALLKKAPTPKALLKLTTEEIEKLIYPVGFYHTKAQNLQNIASIIIETYRGQVPADMDLLLALPGVGRKTANLVLTEAFDMDGICVDVHVHRITNRLGALQSKTPEETEMILRKILPRKYWKRINKLLVLYGQRVCRPISPFCSRCVITDRCSKVTVDRAR, encoded by the coding sequence ATGGGAAAAAGCAAAACTACGGACTGGGACGGTATAGTTAAGGCCCTGGAAAAATGGCGGAAAGCAGCCCAGGCCGATGAAGCCGCATCGGACAGCGGGGACCCCTCGGTAAGCACCGTAGCGGAACGGTACCACCAGGACCCCTGGGCGGTATTAGCCTCCACCATCCTGAGCCTGCGTACCAAGGACGAAGTAACCCTGGTCCGTTCCCAAGCCCTTTTGAAAAAAGCTCCCACCCCCAAGGCGCTCCTAAAACTGACAACGGAAGAAATAGAAAAGCTCATCTACCCCGTGGGATTCTACCACACCAAGGCGCAGAATCTGCAAAATATAGCCTCCATCATCATAGAAACCTACCGTGGACAAGTTCCCGCAGACATGGACCTCCTTCTCGCCCTTCCCGGTGTAGGAAGAAAAACCGCCAACCTGGTCCTTACCGAAGCCTTCGACATGGACGGAATCTGCGTAGACGTACACGTACACAGAATTACTAACCGCCTGGGCGCCCTGCAGTCAAAAACCCCGGAAGAAACAGAAATGATACTCCGAAAAATCCTGCCCCGAAAATACTGGAAACGCATAAATAAGCTGTTGGTATTATATGGACAGCGAGTCTGTAGACCCATAAGCCCCTTCTGCTCCCGCTGTGTGATAACCGATCGTTGCAGCAAGGTTACAGTAGACCGCGCACGGTGA
- a CDS encoding SpiroCoCo family coiled-coil protein yields MSFFSVGNLLTLGIVALALILFRQLDKNNRSLDKLRKYGERLKEDLTDFVIQKEAAVRDYGVALDVHQKAAKELMNRLQISDDDLAAKTEAVANLNEKIKTYDATLGELVRMTVRVQENLNRIQDESSFVEGVGKRVIEAKEKLTAMEKGLTDLELRFERENADSLEQASASMIGAVKSTVLDLQATAETIERQVEDHREAINKVEQDRAANIARDMAAVEKTLKEAVEQAGLRADKMEEAALVKLREQAMERVQRFQTVVEEKLRVYQESSKAYLTDIQGVAKNIKEEWKTDHAEIAREQRAFKEDWKNDIQDIETQLRTLNDMEVDSAGKAAELEGRLKDLDGRTTDAVGQMQQRLSKTIEEEGQKALEAADAKLDEYRTAQAREFERLGSLSDDTAKLDGELRRYMQETENRVRQDFSLFEQNFANTRNAASAEFAADLDALRGDVSAVERELARLKEQAYETVSDKLKVFEEDFSADLFRRREEFDARLGRWKDTLDTELTALADESREERRKLESAFSDDLKRRFADEDARLVSELEHLKAEAGAFEEGIRNQMVQADESLDALKDQLDHNLSDARDTAESAVKAELGRFSISMADTLKQQQREIDGELKQISSQVESRSGEFGELLDESRRHIEEWQNKFGSQMRELDTSVDEYRRKIRDLGSVIENLREETAAQRTEAFAHTDEQAKILDSAIKDADRRIKEFLAQTKLFDQAEELKSSLERKIEDFRGDLNGLDQRRAEAAELEAKFVRIKRLEEEVDAKMVAFQSEKRRIELMETDFNRLLQTSQSVKEKLTEVSSSDDTLQAVQVQIRRLEDSLTDAEERYQRIEKKNQTLEETNAGIDDNFKALQEAEKAVQKVHGEMQRLLDEQEELRGSVEKLSAENAKVREASEKVSSLDTLLSSVEQRMDKLQTVRESLAKAETRFEEINKSVHAQFKAFTSLLKDEPGKLKGAAPIGTRETVIKLKQQGWAVEEIARTVKLSVGEVELILEMGSKI; encoded by the coding sequence ATGAGCTTTTTTTCGGTTGGAAATCTTTTAACCCTTGGCATCGTTGCCCTGGCCCTTATTCTCTTCCGCCAGCTCGACAAAAATAACCGTTCCCTGGATAAGCTGCGCAAATACGGGGAGCGGCTTAAGGAAGACCTGACGGATTTTGTGATACAGAAAGAAGCTGCTGTCCGGGATTACGGGGTAGCCCTGGATGTCCATCAGAAAGCCGCCAAGGAATTGATGAACCGGCTCCAGATAAGCGATGACGATTTAGCCGCCAAGACCGAGGCGGTGGCCAATCTTAATGAAAAAATAAAAACCTACGACGCAACCCTTGGGGAACTGGTCCGTATGACCGTGAGGGTACAGGAAAATCTGAACCGTATCCAGGATGAATCATCCTTTGTGGAGGGTGTGGGTAAGCGGGTGATCGAGGCTAAGGAAAAGCTCACCGCTATGGAAAAGGGCCTTACGGACCTGGAACTGCGTTTTGAACGGGAAAACGCCGATTCCCTGGAGCAGGCTTCGGCTTCCATGATTGGGGCGGTTAAATCTACCGTACTGGATCTTCAGGCCACAGCGGAAACCATAGAACGCCAGGTAGAGGATCACCGGGAAGCGATAAACAAGGTAGAGCAGGACCGGGCGGCAAATATTGCCCGGGATATGGCGGCCGTCGAAAAAACTCTGAAGGAAGCGGTGGAACAGGCGGGGCTCCGGGCGGATAAGATGGAAGAAGCCGCCCTGGTTAAGCTTCGGGAACAGGCCATGGAAAGGGTCCAGCGTTTTCAGACCGTGGTGGAAGAAAAGCTCCGGGTCTACCAGGAGAGCAGCAAAGCGTACCTCACGGACATACAGGGTGTGGCGAAAAATATCAAGGAAGAATGGAAGACCGATCATGCGGAAATAGCAAGGGAGCAGCGGGCATTTAAAGAAGACTGGAAGAATGATATCCAGGATATAGAAACCCAGCTTCGGACACTTAATGATATGGAAGTCGATTCCGCCGGGAAGGCCGCTGAATTAGAGGGCCGCTTAAAGGATCTGGATGGACGGACCACCGATGCTGTGGGTCAGATGCAGCAAAGGCTCTCCAAGACCATTGAAGAGGAAGGCCAGAAGGCCCTGGAAGCTGCGGATGCTAAACTTGATGAATACCGGACAGCCCAAGCCCGGGAGTTTGAGCGATTAGGATCCCTGTCGGATGATACGGCCAAGCTGGACGGGGAACTGCGTCGGTATATGCAGGAAACGGAAAACCGGGTACGCCAGGATTTCTCCCTTTTCGAACAGAATTTCGCCAATACCCGGAACGCAGCCTCTGCGGAATTTGCCGCTGATTTGGATGCCCTTAGGGGCGATGTTTCGGCGGTGGAGCGGGAATTGGCCCGGCTTAAGGAACAGGCCTACGAAACGGTATCGGATAAACTCAAGGTTTTTGAGGAAGATTTTTCTGCGGACCTGTTCCGCCGGCGGGAGGAATTTGATGCCCGGCTTGGCAGATGGAAGGATACCCTTGATACGGAACTGACGGCCCTGGCGGATGAATCCCGGGAGGAAAGGCGGAAGCTGGAGAGCGCCTTTAGTGATGACCTGAAGCGCCGTTTTGCCGACGAAGACGCCCGGCTTGTTTCTGAATTGGAACACCTTAAGGCCGAAGCCGGCGCCTTTGAAGAGGGGATACGGAACCAGATGGTCCAGGCGGATGAATCCCTGGATGCCCTGAAGGATCAGCTTGACCATAATCTGTCGGACGCCAGGGATACTGCGGAATCCGCCGTTAAAGCGGAGCTTGGCCGTTTCTCAATTTCCATGGCGGATACCCTTAAACAACAGCAGCGGGAGATTGATGGGGAGCTTAAGCAAATCTCTTCCCAGGTAGAATCCCGGAGCGGAGAGTTTGGCGAACTGCTGGATGAATCCCGGCGGCACATTGAAGAATGGCAGAATAAGTTTGGCAGCCAGATGCGGGAACTGGATACGTCGGTGGATGAATACCGCCGGAAGATCCGGGACCTGGGTTCCGTCATCGAGAATCTCCGGGAAGAAACCGCAGCCCAGCGTACCGAAGCCTTTGCCCACACGGACGAGCAGGCCAAGATACTGGATTCGGCTATCAAAGATGCGGATCGGCGTATCAAGGAATTCCTCGCCCAGACCAAGCTCTTTGATCAGGCGGAGGAACTGAAGTCAAGCCTGGAGCGAAAGATAGAAGATTTCCGGGGCGATCTGAACGGCCTGGATCAGCGCCGTGCCGAAGCTGCGGAGCTGGAAGCCAAATTTGTCAGGATCAAGCGGCTTGAGGAAGAGGTGGATGCCAAGATGGTCGCCTTCCAGTCGGAGAAGCGCCGCATTGAACTTATGGAAACCGACTTTAACCGGCTGCTCCAGACATCCCAGTCCGTAAAGGAAAAACTAACCGAAGTCAGTTCTTCCGATGATACCCTCCAGGCAGTGCAGGTCCAGATCCGCCGCCTGGAAGATTCCCTAACGGATGCGGAAGAGCGGTACCAGCGTATAGAGAAGAAGAACCAGACCCTGGAAGAGACCAATGCCGGTATAGATGATAATTTCAAGGCCCTCCAGGAAGCGGAGAAGGCGGTGCAGAAGGTTCATGGAGAAATGCAGCGTCTCCTGGATGAACAGGAAGAACTCCGTGGATCGGTAGAAAAACTTTCGGCGGAAAACGCCAAGGTTCGGGAAGCTTCGGAGAAGGTTTCTTCCCTGGATACGCTCCTCAGCTCCGTTGAACAGCGCATGGATAAACTACAAACCGTCCGGGAATCCCTTGCCAAGGCGGAGACCCGGTTTGAGGAAATCAACAAGAGTGTGCACGCCCAGTTCAAAGCCTTTACCAGCCTGCTCAAGGATGAACCGGGGAAGCTTAAAGGAGCGGCCCCCATCGGAACCCGGGAAACGGTAATAAAACTAAAACAGCAGGGCTGGGCGGTTGAAGAGATTGCGCGGACCGTAAAGCTGTCGGTGGGCGAGGTGGAGCTGATATTGGAGATGGGTTCTAAAATCTAG
- a CDS encoding HAD family hydrolase: MREDIRGVAFDLDGTFYPNYRFYIRLIPFILKEWRYLLAFGNARTILRKTLRDGNFYDLQAHYMAEILKKDGTVIKDKTEKIIYRGWEPLFKKVKPYPHVRETLGALKAAGLSLGLLSDFPAELKLEYLGLHEHWDTVICSEHTNRLKPDPAPFLELSRRMALPPEQILYVGNSVSYDIVGSKQVGMKAALISSPLRTHRRNTGKADFVFSDYRQLREFVLG, encoded by the coding sequence ATGAGAGAGGATATTCGCGGGGTTGCCTTTGATTTGGACGGGACCTTCTATCCAAACTATCGCTTTTATATACGCCTTATCCCCTTTATTCTGAAGGAATGGCGGTACCTTCTGGCCTTTGGTAATGCCAGGACGATACTGCGTAAGACCCTTCGGGATGGAAACTTTTACGATCTCCAGGCCCATTATATGGCGGAAATTCTGAAAAAAGATGGTACGGTAATCAAGGATAAGACGGAAAAAATCATCTACCGTGGCTGGGAACCCCTGTTTAAGAAGGTAAAGCCCTATCCCCATGTCCGGGAAACCCTTGGCGCCCTCAAGGCCGCGGGGCTTAGCCTGGGGCTCCTTTCGGATTTCCCTGCGGAACTAAAGCTGGAATACCTTGGTCTGCATGAGCACTGGGATACGGTGATCTGTTCCGAACATACCAACCGCCTAAAACCGGACCCGGCGCCTTTTCTGGAGCTCTCCCGGCGTATGGCCCTGCCCCCGGAGCAGATACTCTACGTGGGGAACAGTGTTTCCTACGATATTGTCGGGTCTAAACAAGTGGGAATGAAGGCCGCGCTGATCAGTTCCCCCTTAAGAACGCACCGCCGAAATACGGGCAAGGCGGATTTTGTCTTTTCTGACTATCGCCAATTACGCGAATTTGTGTTAGGTTAA
- a CDS encoding type II toxin-antitoxin system VapB family antitoxin — MRTTLELPDTLVREAMERTNISTKTEVIKTALENLIQREKVKELADYFGKIDLGIDIEEMRKR; from the coding sequence ATGAGAACCACATTGGAGTTACCTGACACATTGGTCAGAGAGGCCATGGAACGAACCAATATTTCCACTAAAACGGAAGTCATTAAAACGGCTTTGGAAAATTTAATCCAAAGGGAGAAAGTTAAAGAATTGGCAGACTATTTTGGAAAAATTGATCTTGGAATAGATATTGAGGAAATGAGAAAACGGTGA
- a CDS encoding PIN domain-containing protein, giving the protein MKSILIDSSAWIEYFRGNEKYRYIKNLIYSNITCTNDLILTELLPSIIHRKEKILEELLNSLTKYKMEINWKELQEIQTMNYKHGCNNIGITDLMIAQNCIQNDLKIIAQDKHFSEMAEYIPLRIYEQDKV; this is encoded by the coding sequence GTGAAAAGTATATTAATAGATTCATCGGCATGGATAGAATATTTTAGGGGGAATGAAAAATACCGGTACATTAAAAACTTAATATACAGCAACATTACCTGTACCAATGATTTAATATTAACAGAATTACTACCATCAATAATTCATAGAAAAGAAAAAATTTTGGAAGAATTATTGAACAGTTTAACAAAATATAAAATGGAGATAAATTGGAAGGAATTGCAGGAAATTCAAACAATGAATTATAAACATGGATGTAATAATATAGGAATAACCGATTTAATGATCGCTCAAAATTGCATACAAAATGACCTGAAAATAATTGCACAGGATAAACATTTTTCAGAAATGGCGGAATACATACCTCTAAGAATATATGAACAAGATAAGGTATAA
- a CDS encoding aldo/keto reductase: MQYREDKVSGNKLSILGLGCMRFSRNMAETERMILSAIDGGVNYFDTAYIYPNSEETLGTILGKHKKRSSVFIATKLPLIICKGPDDFDKYFNKELERLQTDYIDYYLMHMITDAAQWETFREWGIEQWIAEKKQAGKIRQTGFSFHGIAGEFLKILDAYTWDFCQIQYNYSNENYQAGKTGLKAAAAKGIPVIIMEPLLGGKLATGLPKEAASLFSKTDPSSSAAAWGFRWLWNQPEVTCVLSGMNTTAQMEENIHSAESARSLTDAELTVYTEVIALFNRAYKINCTGCNYCVPCPKGINIPGCFAAYNTSFAQNFTIGMQQYLTSTATLSKKPYSPRLCIE, from the coding sequence ATGCAATATCGGGAAGACAAAGTTTCTGGGAATAAATTGTCAATATTGGGACTTGGATGTATGCGGTTTTCACGGAATATGGCTGAAACAGAACGCATGATTTTATCGGCGATTGATGGCGGCGTGAATTATTTTGACACCGCCTATATATACCCAAACAGTGAAGAAACATTGGGAACTATCCTGGGGAAGCACAAAAAACGCAGCTCCGTTTTTATCGCTACAAAATTACCGTTAATTATATGCAAAGGCCCCGATGATTTTGACAAATACTTTAATAAAGAACTTGAGCGTCTTCAAACTGATTATATAGACTATTATTTAATGCACATGATAACCGACGCTGCCCAATGGGAAACATTTCGCGAATGGGGAATAGAACAATGGATAGCTGAAAAGAAACAGGCAGGAAAAATACGGCAAACGGGGTTCTCTTTTCATGGTATCGCCGGGGAATTTTTAAAAATACTCGATGCCTATACATGGGATTTTTGTCAAATACAATATAATTATTCTAATGAAAATTATCAGGCCGGTAAAACAGGATTAAAAGCAGCTGCCGCAAAGGGAATACCGGTTATAATTATGGAACCCCTTCTTGGGGGGAAACTTGCCACGGGATTGCCAAAAGAAGCAGCCAGCTTGTTTTCTAAAACCGATCCCTCTTCTTCTGCGGCAGCATGGGGTTTCCGCTGGCTGTGGAACCAGCCGGAAGTAACCTGTGTATTAAGCGGTATGAATACTACTGCCCAAATGGAAGAAAACATCCATTCTGCTGAGAGCGCCCGTTCTTTAACCGATGCGGAATTAACGGTTTATACAGAAGTGATTGCCCTATTCAACAGGGCATATAAAATAAATTGCACGGGATGCAATTATTGTGTGCCCTGTCCAAAGGGGATAAATATTCCCGGTTGTTTTGCCGCCTATAATACAAGTTTTGCGCAAAATTTTACAATTGGGATGCAGCAATATCTTACCAGCACGGCGACGCTGAGTAAAAAGCCCTACAGCCCAAGGCTTTGTATTGAATGA